GTTCAATGTATGCTATATAAATTATCGTGTTACTGCTTCTTGCAAATTTTCGAGCATATCTTTTGTCATTGCGTCCAAATCGTACAGATGGCTCCAACCCCAATCGTTTCGGGCTTCGCTATCGTTAATGCTACGGGGCCATGAATCGGCAATGGCTTGGCGAGGGTCGCTTGCCACATAATCCATTTTAAAATCGGGTATATGTTTTTGTATATTTTCTGCAATTTCTTTGGGCGAAAAACTAATCCCGGCTACATTATAACTACCACGTATTTTTACTTTCTCTGCAGGTGCTTCCATCAAACTAATAGTTGCTCTTAAAGCATCAGGCATATATAACATCGGCAGTTTTGTATCTGCTGAAAGGAAACAAGTATAATGTTTTTCTTTAAGTGCGGCATGATATATATGTACCGCATAATCTGTAGTACCACCGCCTGGTGCCGACTTCCAACCAATCAAGCCAGGATAACGAATGCTGCGAACATCCACTTTGAATTTATTATAATAGTATTCGCATAATCTTTCACCCACTTGCTTGGTAATACCATATATAGTATTGGGTTCCATAATGGTATATTGTGGGGTCATATCTCTGGGCGTGGTAGGGCCAAAAACTGCGATACTACTGGGCCAAAACACTTTGTTGAATTTGAATTCAATTGCTGCATCGAGCACTGTATACAAACTCTCCATATTGAGCTTCCACGCAAAATGGTGATCCTTCTCTGCACTCGCTGATAGCAATGCTGCCAAAAGATACACTTGTGTTACACCATGCTTTTTTACAACCTCTGCAAATTTTGCTTTGTCCAATATATCTAATATTTCAAAGGGTCCATCGGAACCATGCAGCACTGGTTCTCTTAAGTCGGATGCGATTACATTTGATCCTCCGAAAATGTTTCTTAATTTTGCTACGAGTTCGGTACCTATTTGCCCATTAGAGCCTACTACTAATATTTTTTCAGTTGCCATATTTTGGTGCAAAAATAAGTGATTTCGCCATAATATATAGTTAAAAAATAAGAAGATTTCTAAGATGTTTTTCGTCATTGCGAGCCTCCTGGAGAACTATGCTTGAGCAGCTGTATTCTTTATATCGGAAGTTAAACCATACTTTCAAGTAAAATCAACCGTTTCAGCCGATTTTTTTTGCCATTATTTACTACTTAACTAACAATTCCGGTTTTAAC
The sequence above is a segment of the Bacteroidota bacterium genome. Coding sequences within it:
- a CDS encoding NAD-dependent epimerase/dehydratase family protein, with translation MATEKILVVGSNGQIGTELVAKLRNIFGGSNVIASDLREPVLHGSDGPFEILDILDKAKFAEVVKKHGVTQVYLLAALLSASAEKDHHFAWKLNMESLYTVLDAAIEFKFNKVFWPSSIAVFGPTTPRDMTPQYTIMEPNTIYGITKQVGERLCEYYYNKFKVDVRSIRYPGLIGWKSAPGGGTTDYAVHIYHAALKEKHYTCFLSADTKLPMLYMPDALRATISLMEAPAEKVKIRGSYNVAGISFSPKEIAENIQKHIPDFKMDYVASDPRQAIADSWPRSINDSEARNDWGWSHLYDLDAMTKDMLENLQEAVTR